The following proteins come from a genomic window of Streptomyces sp. Sge12:
- a CDS encoding PucR family transcriptional regulator: MSQPEREHSPATPAAHPAPAHPHTATLRRLEKSSGRLAANAIARMDETLPWYRAMPPENRSWIGLVAQAGIAAFTEWFRHPETPQAISTDVFGTAPRELTRAITLRQTVEMVRTTIEVMESAIEEVAAPGDESILREALLVYAREIAFATAQVYAQAAEARGAWDARLESLVVNAVLSGEADEGALSRAAALGWNSPDHVCVVLGTAPEGDSELTVEAIRRAARHHKLQVLTGVLGDRLVVIAGGSDNPIQVAKSLIGPFAAGPVVAGPVVSDLLNATKSAQAAAAGLKACTAWQDAPRPVLADDLLPERAIASDPAARDQLVEEIYRPLEEAGSALLETLSVYLEQASSLEGAARMLFVHPNTVRYRLRRVTDVTGWSPSDVRSAFTLRIALILGRLADGDPQS; encoded by the coding sequence GTGTCCCAACCCGAACGTGAGCATTCGCCCGCCACCCCTGCCGCGCATCCCGCTCCCGCCCATCCGCACACCGCGACGCTGCGCCGACTGGAGAAGTCCTCCGGCCGGCTGGCCGCCAACGCGATCGCGCGCATGGACGAGACCCTGCCGTGGTACCGGGCCATGCCGCCCGAGAACCGGTCCTGGATCGGCCTGGTCGCCCAAGCGGGTATCGCCGCGTTCACGGAGTGGTTCAGGCACCCGGAGACCCCGCAGGCGATCTCCACCGATGTCTTCGGGACGGCTCCGCGCGAGCTGACCCGGGCGATCACCCTGCGGCAGACCGTCGAGATGGTCCGCACCACGATCGAGGTCATGGAGTCCGCGATCGAGGAGGTGGCGGCCCCCGGCGACGAGTCGATCCTGCGCGAGGCGCTGCTGGTGTACGCCCGGGAGATCGCCTTCGCGACCGCCCAGGTGTACGCGCAGGCCGCCGAGGCGCGCGGGGCCTGGGACGCCCGGCTGGAGTCGCTGGTGGTCAACGCGGTGCTGTCCGGCGAGGCGGACGAGGGCGCGCTGTCCCGGGCGGCGGCGCTGGGCTGGAACTCCCCGGACCACGTGTGCGTGGTGCTCGGCACGGCGCCGGAGGGGGACAGCGAGCTGACGGTCGAGGCGATCCGGCGCGCGGCCCGCCACCACAAGCTCCAGGTCCTCACGGGTGTGCTCGGGGACCGCCTGGTGGTGATCGCGGGCGGCAGCGACAACCCGATCCAGGTGGCCAAGTCGCTGATCGGGCCGTTCGCGGCGGGTCCGGTAGTCGCCGGACCGGTGGTGTCCGACCTGTTGAACGCAACGAAGTCGGCTCAGGCCGCGGCGGCCGGGCTGAAAGCGTGCACGGCCTGGCAGGATGCCCCTCGGCCGGTCCTGGCGGACGATCTCCTGCCGGAACGGGCCATCGCCTCCGATCCCGCTGCCAGGGATCAGCTGGTGGAGGAGATCTACAGACCACTGGAGGAGGCGGGGTCGGCACTACTGGAGACCCTGAGCGTCTACCTGGAGCAGGCCAGCAGCCTCGAAGGGGCGGCGCGGATGCTGTTCGTGCACCCCAACACGGTGCGCTACCGGCTGCGACGTGTGACCGACGTCACCGGATGGTCTCCTTCCGATGTCCGCTCTGCGTTCACGTTGCGGATCGCCCTGATTCTGGGGCGTCTGGCCGACGGCGATCCGCAGTCCTAG
- a CDS encoding pirin family protein, translated as MIDVRRGADRYQGGDPAAGITTRHAFSFGAFYDPDNLRFGPVLACNEETLAPGAGFDEHPHSHTEIVTWVVEGELTHQDSTGEKSQVRPGDVQRFGAGSGARHVERNDGTGRLRFVQMWLAPLVAGGEPSYEVVRELADAAPYEVPAAGAVLHVRRPGAGERVRVPAADRVYLHVVRGDLRLDGEELGPGDSVRISAERDLEITAGSPGELLIWEFPDPAGAGPGADRPERSPA; from the coding sequence ATGATTGATGTTCGCCGCGGCGCCGACCGGTACCAGGGCGGGGACCCGGCCGCCGGGATCACCACCCGGCACGCCTTCTCGTTCGGGGCCTTCTACGACCCGGACAACCTGCGCTTCGGTCCGGTCCTCGCCTGCAACGAGGAGACCCTCGCACCGGGCGCCGGCTTCGACGAGCACCCGCACAGCCACACCGAGATCGTGACCTGGGTGGTCGAGGGCGAGCTCACCCACCAGGACAGCACCGGGGAGAAGAGCCAGGTGCGGCCCGGGGACGTGCAGCGGTTCGGCGCCGGGTCCGGGGCGCGGCACGTGGAGCGCAACGACGGCACCGGGCGGCTGCGCTTCGTGCAGATGTGGCTGGCGCCGCTCGTCGCGGGCGGCGAGCCCTCGTACGAGGTGGTCCGGGAGCTCGCCGACGCCGCGCCCTACGAGGTCCCCGCGGCCGGGGCCGTCCTGCACGTCCGGCGGCCCGGCGCGGGCGAGCGCGTCCGCGTGCCGGCGGCGGACCGGGTGTACCTGCACGTGGTGCGGGGGGACCTGCGCCTGGACGGGGAGGAGCTGGGCCCCGGCGACTCGGTGCGGATCTCCGCCGAGCGGGACCTGGAGATCACCGCCGGGTCCCCGGGCGAGCTGCTGATCTGGGAGTTCCCCGACCCGGCCGGAGCCGGGCCGGGCGCGGACCGGCCGGAGCGGAGCCCGGCCTAG
- a CDS encoding serine hydrolase domain-containing protein, whose amino-acid sequence MESLRIIETWPVPTAAAGVVRADGSIAGSHGPVDHRFALASVTKPLAAYAALVAYEEGAIELDDPAGPEGSTVRHLLAHTSGLAFDEHRVSAPPGQRRLYSNAGFEELGDHIAKATGIPFAEYLHQAVFEPLGMTRTTLEGSPAKDGVSTVSDLLRFAAELQAPRLLDVRTVAGATSVVHPGLKGVLPGYGHQSPNDWGLGLEIRDHKSPHWTGTSSSPRTFGHFGQAGTFLWVDPDARAACVALTDRPFGPWAAEAWTPFTDAVLAELRSR is encoded by the coding sequence ATGGAAAGCCTGCGGATCATCGAGACCTGGCCGGTACCGACCGCCGCGGCGGGCGTCGTGCGCGCCGACGGGAGCATCGCCGGCTCCCACGGGCCCGTCGACCACCGGTTCGCCCTGGCGTCGGTCACCAAGCCGCTCGCCGCGTACGCCGCGCTCGTCGCGTACGAGGAGGGGGCGATCGAGCTGGACGACCCGGCCGGCCCCGAGGGGTCGACGGTCCGTCACCTGCTGGCGCACACCAGCGGCCTGGCCTTCGACGAGCACCGGGTGTCGGCCCCGCCCGGGCAGCGCCGGCTGTATTCGAACGCCGGTTTCGAGGAGCTCGGCGACCACATCGCCAAGGCCACCGGGATCCCCTTCGCGGAGTACCTGCACCAGGCGGTCTTCGAACCGCTGGGCATGACCCGGACCACGCTGGAGGGCTCGCCCGCCAAGGACGGCGTCTCCACCGTCTCCGACCTGCTGCGCTTCGCCGCCGAGCTGCAGGCACCGCGACTGCTGGACGTCCGCACGGTCGCCGGGGCCACGTCCGTCGTCCACCCCGGGCTCAAGGGCGTCCTGCCGGGCTACGGGCACCAGTCCCCCAACGACTGGGGCCTCGGCCTGGAGATCCGCGACCACAAGTCCCCGCACTGGACGGGCACTTCCTCCTCGCCCCGCACCTTCGGCCACTTCGGCCAGGCCGGCACCTTCCTGTGGGTGGACCCGGACGCGCGCGCGGCGTGCGTGGCCCTGACCGACCGCCCCTTCGGCCCGTGGGCCGCCGAGGCCTGGACCCCGTTCACCGACGCGGTACTGGCCGAGCTCCGCTCCCGCTAG
- a CDS encoding MerR family transcriptional regulator, giving the protein MSQSLTQTRYTISEVEARTGLTQHTLRWYERIGLMPHVDRSHSGQRRFTDKDLDWLAFVGKLRATGMSVADMVRYAELVREGAHTVGERRELLERTRREVRSRITELTDALAVLDYKIDMYAMKSVPGKAQQ; this is encoded by the coding sequence ATGAGCCAGAGCCTGACGCAGACGCGGTACACGATCAGCGAGGTCGAGGCCCGGACCGGTCTGACCCAGCACACCCTGCGCTGGTACGAGCGGATCGGCCTGATGCCGCACGTGGACCGCTCCCACTCGGGACAGCGGCGCTTCACCGACAAGGACCTCGACTGGCTGGCGTTCGTCGGCAAGCTGCGGGCCACGGGGATGTCGGTGGCGGACATGGTCCGGTACGCCGAACTGGTCCGCGAGGGCGCCCACACGGTGGGGGAGCGCCGGGAGCTGCTGGAACGCACGCGCCGCGAGGTGCGCTCGCGGATCACGGAGCTCACGGACGCGCTCGCCGTACTGGACTACAAGATCGATATGTATGCCATGAAATCGGTACCGGGGAAGGCACAGCAATGA
- a CDS encoding aldo/keto reductase produces MTEHGTTLEQVELGKGGPLVGVQGLGCMGMSEFYGDTDEAAARETLEAALAAGVTLFDTADVYGRGRNEEFLAPFVAAHRDGITLATKFAIERTDDPQYRGIRNDRAYIRTSVEASLRRLGVDVIDLYYMHRRDPAVPFGESVGAMAELVQEGKVRHLGLSEVTGAELREAHAVHPIAALQSEWSLFSRDVERSAVGAAAELGVAIAAYSPLGRGFLTGSFADASAELSQNDFRRYQPRFNGDNARANAELLVPVREIAAQRGATPAQIALAWVQQRAKVHGLTVVPIPGTRKPARLLENTGATRITLTQAELDLLEPIAAQVAGDRYPDMSATSTAREA; encoded by the coding sequence ATGACGGAGCACGGCACCACCCTCGAACAGGTCGAGCTCGGCAAGGGCGGCCCGCTGGTCGGCGTCCAGGGCCTCGGCTGCATGGGCATGAGCGAGTTCTACGGAGACACCGACGAGGCGGCGGCCCGGGAGACCCTGGAGGCGGCGCTGGCCGCGGGCGTCACCCTCTTCGACACCGCGGACGTCTACGGACGGGGACGCAACGAGGAGTTCCTGGCGCCCTTCGTGGCCGCCCACCGGGACGGGATCACCCTGGCGACCAAGTTCGCGATAGAGCGCACCGACGACCCGCAGTACCGGGGCATCCGCAACGACCGCGCCTACATCCGCACGTCCGTCGAGGCAAGCCTGCGCCGGCTCGGCGTGGACGTCATCGACCTGTACTACATGCACCGGCGCGACCCGGCCGTGCCCTTCGGCGAGTCCGTCGGCGCCATGGCGGAACTGGTACAGGAGGGCAAGGTCCGCCACCTGGGCCTCAGCGAGGTCACGGGAGCGGAACTGCGCGAGGCGCACGCCGTGCACCCGATCGCGGCGCTCCAGTCGGAGTGGTCGCTGTTCAGCCGGGACGTGGAGCGCAGCGCGGTGGGCGCGGCGGCCGAACTGGGCGTGGCGATCGCCGCCTACTCCCCGCTCGGCCGGGGCTTCCTCACCGGGTCCTTCGCGGACGCCTCCGCGGAGCTGTCGCAGAACGACTTCCGCCGCTACCAGCCGCGCTTCAACGGCGACAACGCCCGGGCCAATGCGGAGCTGCTGGTCCCGGTCCGGGAGATCGCCGCGCAGCGGGGTGCGACCCCGGCGCAGATCGCCCTGGCCTGGGTGCAGCAGCGGGCGAAGGTGCACGGGCTGACCGTGGTCCCGATCCCGGGCACCCGCAAGCCGGCACGGCTGCTCGAGAACACCGGGGCGACCCGGATCACCCTCACGCAGGCCGAGCTGGACCTGCTGGAGCCGATCGCCGCGCAGGTCGCCGGGGACCGGTACCCGGACATGAGCGCCACCTCGACGGCGCGGGAGGCCTGA
- a CDS encoding DUF4429 domain-containing protein, which yields MCRMGDVLAGNHAVWEFDSDSVLIRFTRGIRTPRLLHALGSRRIPLEAVSAVSVTETGGKRDAVVLRVLPRPGADPLTEAAAGQLKEACDPYRLVVPGDRAPAAAAFADALRSRLGPDADEPSERFLVDVPQPPVHLKAYDARVSFDGSAITFHWSRTGATGTKWKAGDQRYPLAALTGVEWCSPEGPGGHLRLVLRDTASDPRPDHDLSSAVFGTGYGAVHESLPFAAAVLAALRSRTPVAAVPRARSGDDRLRHLSELHTAGLLTDAEYAALRDRFAAESL from the coding sequence ATGTGCCGCATGGGTGACGTACTGGCCGGAAATCATGCCGTCTGGGAGTTCGACTCGGACTCGGTGCTCATCCGCTTCACACGGGGGATCAGAACGCCGAGGCTGCTCCACGCCCTGGGCTCGCGTCGAATCCCCCTCGAAGCGGTGTCCGCCGTGTCCGTGACCGAGACCGGCGGCAAGCGCGACGCGGTGGTGCTGCGTGTCCTGCCGCGGCCGGGCGCGGATCCGTTGACCGAGGCCGCCGCCGGGCAGCTGAAGGAGGCCTGCGACCCGTACCGGCTGGTGGTGCCGGGCGACCGGGCGCCGGCGGCCGCCGCATTCGCCGACGCGCTGCGGTCCCGGCTCGGGCCGGATGCCGACGAGCCGTCCGAGCGCTTCCTCGTCGACGTGCCGCAGCCGCCGGTGCACCTGAAGGCGTACGACGCCCGGGTGTCCTTCGACGGCTCGGCGATCACCTTCCACTGGTCCCGTACGGGCGCCACCGGCACCAAGTGGAAGGCGGGCGACCAGCGCTATCCGCTGGCCGCCCTCACCGGCGTCGAGTGGTGCTCCCCCGAGGGCCCCGGCGGGCACCTGCGGCTGGTGCTGCGGGACACCGCGAGCGACCCCCGCCCGGACCACGACCTGTCGTCGGCGGTCTTCGGCACGGGCTACGGGGCGGTCCACGAGTCGCTGCCGTTCGCCGCGGCCGTCCTCGCCGCGCTGCGCAGCCGCACCCCGGTCGCCGCCGTGCCGCGGGCCCGCTCCGGCGACGACCGGCTGCGGCACCTGAGCGAGCTGCACACGGCGGGGCTGCTCACGGACGCGGAGTACGCGGCGCTGCGGGACCGGTTCGCCGCCGAGTCGCTGTAG
- a CDS encoding alpha/beta hydrolase, which produces MVFIMLATTGWTAVHRPEGGTPLRTAALGAWAKAHIDGRPVPPANAPARTVARFFAGLDGAQQARLVDGYPLVVGNLDGVPPAVRYRANLKGLEQARRVDEARSRDVALTPADRATATRRSHRFASLAEPGRQILVFDPTGDGRVAEVFGDLARAERVSVIVPGVDTDLLTFERTQRRLTSPVGMAESLYEAQRTAEPDRRTAVIAWAGYTAPTGVGMDAATGRMAVEGAVLLKDLTTTLPGDSSVALFCHSYGSVVCGVAAHELPRRVTDVVVAGSPGMRAENVAGLRTSARVWATRDEGDWIADVPHLEVGGLGHGADPVSPAFGARLLSSARARSHTGYFAPGTDSMDNFARIGTGAFGSVVCATGDDACRRGISGTEQD; this is translated from the coding sequence GTGGTCTTCATCATGCTGGCGACCACCGGCTGGACGGCCGTGCACCGGCCGGAGGGGGGCACTCCGCTGCGGACGGCCGCCCTCGGCGCCTGGGCCAAGGCCCACATCGACGGCCGCCCGGTACCGCCCGCGAACGCCCCCGCGCGCACCGTGGCCCGTTTCTTCGCCGGCCTCGACGGCGCCCAGCAGGCCCGTCTGGTCGACGGCTACCCGCTCGTCGTCGGCAATCTCGACGGGGTCCCCCCGGCCGTGCGCTACCGGGCCAACCTGAAGGGTCTGGAGCAGGCCCGCCGGGTCGACGAGGCCCGCAGCCGCGATGTCGCGCTGACCCCGGCCGACCGGGCCACGGCCACCCGGCGCTCCCACCGGTTCGCCTCGCTCGCCGAGCCCGGCCGGCAGATCCTCGTCTTCGACCCGACCGGCGACGGCCGGGTGGCCGAGGTCTTCGGCGACCTCGCCCGGGCCGAGCGGGTCTCGGTGATCGTCCCCGGTGTCGACACCGACCTGTTGACCTTCGAGCGCACCCAGCGCCGGCTGACCTCGCCCGTCGGTATGGCCGAGTCCCTGTACGAGGCCCAGCGCACGGCCGAGCCGGACCGCCGGACGGCGGTCATCGCCTGGGCCGGCTACACCGCCCCCACCGGGGTCGGCATGGACGCGGCCACGGGCCGGATGGCCGTCGAGGGCGCCGTTCTGCTGAAGGACCTCACCACGACCCTGCCCGGGGATTCGAGCGTGGCGCTGTTCTGCCACAGCTACGGATCGGTGGTCTGCGGGGTGGCCGCGCACGAGCTCCCGCGCCGGGTGACCGACGTGGTGGTGGCGGGCAGCCCCGGGATGCGTGCGGAGAACGTGGCCGGGCTGCGCACCTCGGCGCGCGTCTGGGCGACCCGCGACGAGGGCGACTGGATCGCGGACGTTCCGCACCTGGAGGTCGGCGGGCTGGGCCACGGCGCCGATCCGGTGTCCCCGGCGTTCGGCGCGCGGCTGCTGTCCTCGGCCCGGGCCAGGAGCCACACCGGCTATTTCGCGCCAGGGACGGACTCGATGGACAACTTCGCCCGCATCGGAACCGGTGCGTTCGGTTCCGTTGTCTGCGCGACCGGGGACGATGCCTGTCGGCGCGGAATTTCCGGGACAGAGCAGGACTGA
- a CDS encoding TetR/AcrR family transcriptional regulator: protein MAIDERSATAAPVPAPVAGLRERKKRRTRNALLRASLMLFLSQGYERTTVDEITDAVRVSQRTFFRYFANKEEVVFALQELVESRFVAELHARPASEGPFEAMRGAALAAWDTVEVTLSEVVPVDLYMRSYRLIESTPALLAVHLRRCTDLEDRIARLIGAREGLDADADPRPRVAVAAFCGVMRVTGRLWGQGEDTSVESIRRLTETYLDVIGPALTSTWRERA from the coding sequence GTGGCGATCGACGAGCGGTCGGCGACGGCCGCGCCGGTGCCCGCGCCGGTGGCCGGACTGCGCGAGCGCAAGAAGCGGCGCACCCGGAACGCCCTGCTGCGCGCCTCCCTGATGCTGTTCCTCTCCCAGGGCTACGAGCGCACCACCGTCGACGAGATCACCGACGCCGTACGCGTGTCCCAGCGCACCTTCTTCCGCTACTTCGCCAACAAGGAGGAGGTCGTCTTCGCCCTCCAGGAGCTGGTCGAGTCGCGGTTCGTCGCCGAACTCCACGCCCGGCCGGCCTCCGAGGGCCCCTTCGAGGCCATGCGGGGCGCGGCGCTCGCCGCGTGGGACACCGTCGAGGTGACGCTGTCCGAGGTGGTCCCGGTCGATCTCTACATGCGCAGCTACCGGCTGATCGAGTCCACTCCGGCCCTGCTCGCCGTGCACCTGCGGCGCTGCACCGACCTGGAGGACCGGATCGCCCGGCTGATCGGCGCCCGGGAGGGCCTGGACGCGGACGCCGATCCGCGCCCGCGGGTCGCGGTGGCCGCGTTCTGCGGCGTGATGCGCGTCACGGGACGGCTGTGGGGGCAGGGCGAGGACACCAGCGTGGAGTCGATCCGGAGGCTGACGGAGACGTACCTCGATGTGATCGGACCCGCGCTGACCTCGACATGGCGCGAACGTGCGTAG
- a CDS encoding peptidase inhibitor family I36 protein, with translation MRTCRITRRITRTSTTTTLAATVLALTALIPSTAGTAHAAGPPTLGACATGQLCLWAKPEFKGARQTHELSNLDINSCTALPAGTSAQSLSNRTGRPVTTYQSAECAETGEFQTYPGDGVWLPQSPYQVRAFKVWER, from the coding sequence ATGCGTACGTGTCGCATCACCCGTCGCATCACCCGTACCAGCACCACGACCACCCTGGCCGCGACCGTCCTGGCCCTGACCGCCCTCATCCCGAGTACGGCCGGCACGGCGCACGCCGCGGGCCCGCCGACACTCGGGGCCTGCGCGACCGGACAGCTGTGCCTGTGGGCGAAACCGGAGTTCAAGGGAGCCCGCCAGACGCACGAACTGAGCAACCTGGACATCAACAGCTGCACCGCGCTGCCGGCCGGGACCAGCGCCCAGTCGCTCAGCAACCGCACCGGGCGCCCGGTGACCACCTATCAGTCGGCCGAGTGCGCGGAGACGGGCGAGTTCCAGACCTACCCCGGCGACGGGGTCTGGCTGCCCCAGTCGCCCTACCAGGTGCGGGCGTTCAAGGTGTGGGAGAGGTAG
- a CDS encoding potassium channel family protein: MKEPSRQLLWERRSQTPLLLLAVAFAVAYAVPIVAPDASADVHRACTHVEWLVWGAFAVDYLVRLVLSADRKHFVRTHWLDLAAVVLPLVQPLRLLRLVATLMLVGRRARMAPQIQLTTYVAGAVVGLLMFGSLAVLSVERDAPEGNIKNLGDAVWWSFTTMTTVGYGDHSPTTGLGRVLAVGLMLSGIALLGVVTANIAAWFISRFERDDRADMLQLAAIRELQAEVRALRGEVARLGGTAATVTDAAHAAREAHAARAADVPDAAAAAAVAAPPNAPAQREATSPTP; the protein is encoded by the coding sequence ATGAAGGAACCCTCCCGCCAGCTGCTGTGGGAGCGGCGGAGCCAGACCCCGCTGCTCCTGCTCGCCGTGGCGTTCGCCGTGGCCTATGCCGTGCCCATCGTCGCCCCCGACGCGAGTGCGGACGTGCACCGGGCCTGCACCCATGTGGAATGGCTGGTGTGGGGCGCCTTCGCCGTCGACTACCTGGTCCGGCTGGTGCTCTCGGCGGACCGCAAGCACTTCGTACGGACCCACTGGCTGGACCTGGCCGCGGTGGTGCTGCCGCTGGTGCAGCCGCTGCGGCTGCTGCGGCTGGTCGCCACCTTGATGCTGGTGGGCCGGCGGGCCCGGATGGCCCCGCAGATCCAGCTGACGACGTACGTGGCGGGAGCCGTCGTGGGCCTGCTGATGTTCGGCTCGCTGGCGGTGCTCAGCGTGGAGCGGGACGCCCCCGAGGGGAACATCAAGAACCTGGGCGACGCCGTGTGGTGGTCCTTCACCACGATGACGACGGTCGGGTACGGGGACCACTCGCCCACCACCGGCCTGGGCCGGGTGCTGGCCGTCGGGCTGATGCTGTCCGGGATCGCGCTGCTCGGTGTGGTGACGGCGAACATCGCCGCGTGGTTCATCTCCCGTTTCGAGCGCGACGACCGGGCGGACATGCTCCAGCTGGCGGCCATCCGGGAACTGCAGGCGGAGGTGCGGGCGCTGCGCGGCGAGGTCGCCCGGCTGGGCGGCACGGCGGCCACGGTGACCGATGCGGCTCATGCGGCTCGTGAGGCTCATGCGGCTCGCGCGGCCGATGTGCCCGATGCGGCCGCGGCCGCGGCCGTGGCCGCCCCGCCGAACGCCCCGGCGCAGCGGGAAGCTACCTCTCCCACACCTTGA